The following coding sequences are from one Mytilus trossulus isolate FHL-02 chromosome 8, PNRI_Mtr1.1.1.hap1, whole genome shotgun sequence window:
- the LOC134681274 gene encoding coiled-coil domain-containing protein 92-like, which yields MTSEAAIHKRNLDSAILFMQQEHAETLKGLHKEIENLQKKCSELTFQLNMQGIGADFLDPGSNSKLTQVEDNLKIQTQKSKQLESEIEKKDKHIKDYEISYKKQKMKFLDENRKTSQEMDRLKAENESKANQVAYLTSELHKLKKLQLEHSTERKAFVAEAHKSGTKAYVSEARILPIPPKEPVTLKIRRGNIRHVKPQTNKEDLDRHPLRVSSGSSSTRSESPTIEKAKQFLRPEREPSIEVKERHPLPPIRSAPGEERSNSKHVYFQKMTPEAHQTRAKTHKVKRKEQEVKLLAVEKVSDQWASRAQESHSSEYN from the exons ATGACGTCTGAAGCTGCAATACACAAAAGAAATTTAGATAGTGCCATCCTGTTTATGCAACAAGAACATGCAGAAACATTAAAAGGCTTACACAAGGAAATTGAAAATCTTCAGAAAAAATGTTCAG agTTAACGTTTCAGTTGAATATGCAAGGAATAGGAGCAGATTTTCTAGATCCAG gTTCAAATTCTAAATTAACTCAAGTAGAAGACAATCTCAAGATACAAACCCAAAAGTCAAAACAACTTGAGTCAGAAATTGAGAAGAAAGATAAGCATATCAAAGACTATGAGAtctcatataaaaaacaaaaaatgaagtttttagACGAAAATCGTAAAACTTCTCAGGAAATGGATAGACTTAAAGCAGAAAATGAATCAAAAGCAAATCAAGTAGCCTATTTAACTAGTGAGCTTcataaacttaaaaaattaCAGTTAGAACACAGTACCGAGAGAAAAGCATTTGTTGCCGAAGCTCATAAATCTGGGACCAAGGCTTATGTATCAGAAGCTAGAATATTACCAATTCCGCCAAAAGAACCAGTAACATTAAAGATTAGAAGAGGTAATATTAGGCATGTTAAACCACAAACAAATAAGGAAGATCTAGACAGGCATCCATTAAGAGTAAGCTCTGGAAGTTCAAGTACAAGGTCAGAATCACCAACCATAGAAAAGGCAAAACAGTTTTTACGTCCAGAACGGGAGCCTTCAATAGAGGTCAAAGAACGACATCCTCTTCCACCGATCAGATCCGCGCCGGGAGAAGAAAGAAGTaattcaaaacatgtttattttcaaaagatgaCGCCAGAGGCACATCAAACACGAGCAAAGACACACAAAGTCAAAAGGAAAGAACAAGAAGTTAAACTTCTCGCGGTTGAAAAGGTTTCAGATCAATGGGCATCACGAGCTCAAGAGTCACACAGTTCAGAGTACAATTGA
- the LOC134681273 gene encoding E3 ubiquitin-protein ligase DTX4-like: protein MLLKSPEVYRTIMKMSQSSTNVIVWEWMNEFGRWRPYEPNVTQYIENAYQNNSNQVNLSAADSSLSSYAIDFVTTCQIRLGTGTARPIRRSTYPPSSLPGKGIVWQWEGDVRGQWHIYDMEVGCLIEDYYSQTPRTNIFDLSKSALKLPYHIDFSKMIQIRIETGRVRKVRRATTKLAYPSGNGTNSPPQHSSVSMVSTASTSSNGASNSSSKSPTKSSGTSPSPTKKFKSGHTNSQTATAPNPIGAATSNNLSYFNPSAVYTTASQNFNHVTPNFGNTSSSQNSNQVNLAYGRRLTRSFVNANSMPQSMANQMPQNMTNQNVSHMGQGNSNIGQNNNTFPNFTPNMTMNPSSQYQNMPQMGMAGNMNNNIGNMQPSNFPMGPSNAVGQAFYGGQAMSAQYGMFPVHHGLPGGSIVNMARSGHPAASSGMTYPSGSSTAVRSGTQHLDIPEEAKIPNINSRQSKKQGKTSDTEIFEQFTEVIQHPPADEDCCICCEKLSHASGYGEGQMENHVVYQLNKCSHMFHKLCLIAMYDSGSKNGSMQCPACKTIYGEKHGNCPKGVMEYCIMSQALQGFPDSQTIRILYHISPGVQTQEHPHPGKRFTCRGFPRVCFLPDNDEGRKILKLLIVAWKRRLTFTIGHSTTTGETDTVTWNEIHHKTEFGSNISGHGFPDEKYFDNVLQELSVQGVTEKDI, encoded by the exons ATGCTTTTGAAAAGTCCAGAGGTATATCGAACAATCATGAAGATGTCACAGAGCTCAACCAACGTGATTGTTTGGGAGTGGATGAATGAATTTGGACGGTGGAGACCGTATGAACCTAACGTTACACAATACATAGAAAATGCTTATCAAAATAATTCCAACCAAGTAAACCTGAGTGCAGCCGACAGCTCCTTATCTTCATACGCCATCGATTTTGTCACCACTTGCCAGATACGACTTGGGACAG GAACAGCAAGACCCATTAGAAGGAGCACATACCCTCCATCAAGCCTACCAGGAAAAGGCATTGTTTGGCAGTGGGAGGGGGATGTTAGGGGTCAGTGGCACATATATGACATGGAGGTTGGGTGCTTGATAGAAGATTACTATTCACAGACTCCCAGAACTAATATATTTGATCTGTCAAAATCAGCTTTAAAACTTCCGTATCACATAGATTTTAGCAAAATGATTCAAATTAGAATTGAAACTGGACGTGTTAGAAAAGTTCGCAGAGCAACCACAAAGCTAGCTTACCCGTCAGGAAATGGAACGAACTCACCACCTCAACATTCCTCAGTTTCCATGGTTTCCACTGCGAGTACAAGCAGTAATGGTGCTTCAAATTCCTCTTCTAAAAGTCCAACGAAAAGTTCAGGGACAAGCCCAAGTCCtaccaaaaaatttaaatctggACACACAAACTCTCAGACTGCCACAGCACCAAATCCTATTGGTGCCGCCACGTCTAACAACTTATCTTACTTTAATCCTAGTGCAGTATATACCACAGCTagtcaaaatttcaatcatGTGACTCCTAATTTTGGAAACACTTCATCTAGTCAGAATTCTAATCAAGTGAACTTAGCATATGGAAGGCGACTTACAAGGAGTTTTGTCAATGCTAATTCAATGCCTCAAAGCATGGCCAATCAAATGCCTCAAAACATGACCAATCAAAATGTTAGTCATATGGGTCAAGGAAATAGCAACATAGGacaaaataacaatacattTCCAAACTTTACACCCAATATGACAATGAACCCATCAAGTCAGTATCAAAATATGCCACAAATGGGCATGGCTGGAAATATGAACAATAACATTGGTAACATGCAACCATCAAATTTTCCAATGGGACCATCAAATGCTGTGGGTCAGGCATTTTATGGAGGACAAGCTATGTCAGCACAGTATGGAATGTTCCCAGTGCATCATGGGTTACCTGGTGGAAGCATTGTAAATATGGCTCGTAG TGGCCATCCTGCAGCATCTAGTGGAATGACTTATCCATCAG gtTCCAGTACTGCAGTAAGATCTGGTACTCAACATTTAGACATACCAGAAGAAGCTAAAATACCAAACATTAATTCCAGGCAAAGTAAAAAACAAG GTAAAACATCAGATACAGAGATATTTGAACAGTTTACAGAAGTTATTCAACATCCTCCTGCTGACGAG GACTGTTGTATATGTTGTGAAAAATTGAGTCATGCCTCAGGATACGGAGAGGGTCAGATGGAAAATCATGTTGTTTATCAACTTAATAAATGTAGTCACATGTTCCATAAGTTGTGTTTAATAGCCATGTATGACAGTGGGTCTAAG aatggTAGTATGCAGTGCCCAGCATGTAAGACAATATATGGAGAAAAACATGGAAATTGTCCAAAGGGTGTGATGGAGTACTGTATAATGTCCCAGGCATTACAGGGGTTCCCAGACAGTCAGACGATCAGAATATTGTATCATATATCCCCTGGGGTACAGACACAGGAACACCCACATCCTGGCAAAAGATTTACTTGTAGGGGATTCCCCAGAGTGTGTTTCTTACCTGATAATGATGAAGGAAGAAAG aTATTAAAGTTACTGATAGTTGCATGGAAGAGGAGATTAACATTTACAATCGGACATTCTACAACCACAGGAGAGACCGATACAGTCACATGGAATGAAATACATCACAAAACAGAATTTGGATCAAATATTTCTGGTCATGGTTTCCCAGACGAGAAGTACTTTGATAACGTACTACAGGAATTATCAGTACAAGGGGTAACAGAAAAGGATATATGA